The following proteins come from a genomic window of Halomarina ordinaria:
- the mutS gene encoding DNA mismatch repair protein MutS, translating to MESVTGPPAKMAARREELTPMLSQYFSLTEEYDDALVLFQVGDFYELFCEAAEAAARVCEITLTQREDSTGTYPMAGVPIDNVAPYVETLLGAGYRVAIADQVEDPAEASGLVDRAVTRVVTPGTVVEDELLAAGGNTYLAALAPAPDGEEVGVAFVDVSTGEFRVTSARPTVVQDELNRFAPAEVIAAPDLDHAFDVEGMRTPVPDERFEPSTARERVSAYVATPESVLSGTAELRAAGALLGYAEYTQGVDAGGLAYITRLTRYDPREGMRLDATALRSLEVFENREGGDAHTLLGVVDETSCALGRRELTHWLRRPLLDRERIEARHDAVEELTRLSLVREEARDLLRDVYDVERLVTRVSRGRANARDLRSLKATLDVVPELKAALADVECDALRERRDALDDLADVRGLVGRAIHPEPPIEVTEGGVIREGFDDDLDDLRATERDGREWVADLEASERERTGIDSLKVGYNEVHGYYIEVTNPNLDAVPDDYTRRQTLKNSERFYTPELKRREDEILGAAERADAREYRLFTEVREEVAAAAERVQRVAGVLAELDVLAALAHVAVERDYHRPEFGSEGVHIEAGRHPVVETTQEAFVPNDADLRERPFAVVTGPNMSGKSTYMRQVALVVVLAQVGSFVPARRARLPVTDAVFTRVGASDDIAGGHSTFMREMAELTDILHNATEDSLVLLDEVGRGTSTADGRAIAWAVTEFLDDEVGATTLFATHYHELTRLAGDRPGVQNLHFAVERDGETVTFLHSVAQGAAEASYGVEVARLAGVPGTVIERSRALLEDGLPDEGRETVTLEAFAGGETVQNGHGAANGTSVDGGDDPVDDSGGTDDPDGRIGSSASDSPAVDGVPTTGEGEAASEAAAALEEIRGLSIAAMTPLEALTYLHDLQGRLDGDD from the coding sequence ATGGAGTCGGTCACCGGGCCGCCGGCGAAGATGGCCGCCAGACGCGAGGAGCTGACGCCGATGCTGTCGCAGTACTTCTCGCTCACCGAGGAGTACGACGACGCGCTCGTGCTCTTCCAGGTCGGTGACTTCTACGAGCTGTTCTGCGAGGCCGCCGAGGCGGCCGCCCGCGTCTGCGAGATAACGCTCACCCAGCGCGAGGACTCGACGGGCACCTACCCGATGGCGGGCGTCCCCATCGACAACGTCGCCCCCTACGTCGAGACGCTGCTGGGTGCCGGCTACCGCGTCGCCATCGCCGACCAGGTCGAGGACCCGGCGGAGGCGTCGGGACTGGTCGACCGGGCGGTGACGCGCGTCGTCACGCCGGGGACCGTTGTCGAGGACGAACTGCTCGCCGCCGGCGGGAACACCTACCTCGCCGCGCTGGCGCCCGCGCCGGACGGGGAGGAGGTCGGCGTCGCGTTCGTCGACGTCTCGACCGGCGAGTTCCGCGTCACGAGCGCCCGTCCGACGGTGGTCCAGGACGAACTGAACCGCTTCGCGCCGGCGGAGGTCATCGCGGCGCCCGACCTCGACCACGCCTTCGACGTCGAGGGGATGCGCACGCCCGTCCCGGACGAGCGCTTCGAGCCGTCGACCGCCCGCGAGCGGGTCTCGGCGTACGTCGCCACGCCGGAGTCGGTGCTCTCGGGGACGGCCGAACTGCGCGCCGCCGGCGCCCTCCTCGGGTACGCCGAGTACACCCAGGGCGTCGACGCCGGCGGACTGGCGTACATCACGCGGCTCACGCGCTACGACCCCCGCGAGGGGATGCGCCTCGACGCCACCGCGCTCCGGTCGCTGGAGGTGTTCGAGAACCGCGAGGGGGGCGACGCCCACACCCTGCTCGGCGTCGTCGACGAGACGTCGTGCGCGCTCGGGCGGCGCGAACTCACCCACTGGCTGCGCCGCCCGCTGCTCGACCGCGAGCGCATCGAGGCGCGCCACGACGCCGTCGAGGAGCTGACGCGCCTGTCGCTCGTCCGCGAGGAGGCTCGAGACCTGCTGCGCGACGTCTACGACGTCGAGCGCCTCGTCACGCGCGTCTCGCGCGGCCGGGCGAACGCCCGCGACCTCCGCTCGCTGAAGGCGACGCTCGACGTGGTCCCCGAACTGAAGGCGGCGCTCGCGGACGTAGAGTGCGACGCCCTCCGGGAGCGCCGGGACGCGCTCGACGACCTGGCGGACGTCCGCGGTCTCGTCGGGCGGGCCATCCACCCCGAACCGCCCATCGAGGTGACGGAGGGGGGCGTCATCCGCGAGGGGTTCGACGACGACCTCGACGACCTGCGGGCGACCGAGCGCGACGGCCGGGAGTGGGTCGCCGACCTGGAGGCGAGCGAGCGCGAGCGCACGGGCATCGACTCGCTGAAGGTCGGCTACAACGAGGTCCACGGCTACTACATCGAGGTGACGAACCCGAACCTCGACGCGGTCCCCGACGACTACACCCGTCGCCAGACGCTGAAGAACTCGGAACGGTTCTACACGCCCGAGTTGAAGCGCCGCGAGGACGAGATACTCGGCGCCGCAGAGCGCGCCGACGCCCGCGAGTACCGCCTGTTCACGGAGGTGCGCGAGGAGGTGGCGGCGGCGGCCGAGCGCGTCCAGCGCGTCGCGGGCGTGCTCGCCGAGCTCGACGTGCTCGCGGCGCTGGCGCACGTCGCCGTCGAACGCGACTACCACCGCCCGGAGTTCGGGAGCGAGGGGGTCCACATCGAGGCCGGGCGTCACCCGGTCGTCGAGACGACCCAGGAGGCGTTCGTCCCGAACGACGCCGACCTGCGCGAGCGACCGTTCGCCGTCGTCACGGGGCCGAACATGAGCGGGAAGTCGACGTACATGCGGCAGGTGGCGCTCGTCGTCGTCCTCGCGCAGGTGGGGAGTTTCGTCCCCGCCCGGCGGGCGCGACTCCCCGTGACGGACGCCGTCTTCACCCGCGTCGGCGCGAGCGACGACATCGCGGGCGGGCACTCCACGTTCATGCGCGAGATGGCCGAACTCACCGACATCCTCCACAACGCTACCGAGGACTCGCTGGTCCTGCTCGACGAGGTGGGCCGGGGGACGAGTACCGCCGACGGCCGGGCCATCGCGTGGGCGGTGACGGAGTTCCTCGACGACGAGGTGGGCGCGACGACGCTGTTCGCCACCCACTACCACGAACTGACCCGCCTCGCCGGGGACCGCCCCGGCGTCCAGAACCTCCACTTCGCCGTCGAGCGCGACGGCGAGACGGTCACCTTCCTCCACAGCGTCGCCCAGGGGGCCGCGGAGGCCTCCTACGGCGTGGAGGTGGCCCGCCTCGCGGGCGTCCCCGGGACGGTCATCGAGCGCTCGCGCGCGCTGCTCGAAGACGGCCTGCCCGACGAGGGGAGGGAGACGGTGACGCTGGAGGCGTTCGCCGGCGGCGAGACGGTACAGAACGGACACGGGGCGGCGAACGGGACGAGCGTCGACGGAGGCGACGACCCTGTGGACGACTCCGGGGGGACCGACGACCCGGACGGGCGAATCGGTTCGAGTGCGTCGGACTCGCCGGCGGTCGACGGGGTCCCGACGACGGGCGAGGGGGAGGCGGCGAGCGAGGCCGCGGCCGCACTCGAGGAGATACGGGGGCTGTCCATCGCGGCCATGACGCCCCTGGAGGCGCTCACCTACCTGCACGACCTGCAGGGGAGGCTCGATGGCGACGATTGA
- the glmS gene encoding glutamine--fructose-6-phosphate transaminase (isomerizing), whose amino-acid sequence MCGIIGCAGHEGRTLDTLVHGLSKLEYRGYDSAGVALSGSDVQVEKRAGELDALRDALAESETDLAGSVGIGHTRWSTHGPPTDANAHPHRDCTGEVAVVHNGIIENYQELRDRLTDNGHTFRSDTDTEVVPHLIEERLMAGDDPETAVRSAIERIDGSYAIAVVIADVDRVFAARNDSPLVLGIAEDAHFLASDVPAFREFTDQVVYIDDGEFAVIEADGWHVTDATGSLVDKPVHTVEWDPEETGKSGYDHFMLKEIHEQPRALRQCLRERVNEMDGKVSVDVDFAPERVQFVACGTSYHAALFGAQLLQQSGIPAQAFLASEYATATPPIGDDLVVGVTQSGETADTLSALREARRRGARTLAVTNVVGSTAARECDQALYVRAGPEIGVAATKTFAAQVVALTLLALSTGDGDRDAIGALRKLPGNVQAVLDESTAREVAEEYVDSDAFFFIGRGLSYPVALEGALKFKEITYEHAEGFAAGELKHGPLALVTSETPVFAVVTGDGEQARKTIGNVKEVEARDAPVIAVTDGQSDVERYADHVLRIPAGEPRTAAMLANIQLQLVAYHTAAMLGRSIDKPRNLAKSVTVE is encoded by the coding sequence ATGTGCGGCATCATCGGCTGTGCCGGCCACGAGGGGCGGACGCTCGACACGCTCGTCCACGGCCTCTCGAAACTGGAGTACCGCGGCTACGACTCCGCCGGCGTCGCGCTCTCGGGAAGCGACGTGCAGGTCGAGAAGCGTGCGGGCGAACTCGACGCCCTCCGGGACGCACTCGCCGAGAGCGAGACGGACCTCGCCGGGAGCGTCGGCATCGGCCACACCCGCTGGTCGACGCACGGTCCCCCCACCGACGCGAACGCCCACCCCCACCGCGACTGCACGGGCGAGGTCGCCGTCGTCCACAACGGCATCATCGAGAACTACCAGGAGCTGCGCGACCGGTTGACCGACAACGGTCACACCTTCCGGAGCGACACCGACACCGAGGTCGTCCCCCACCTCATCGAGGAGCGCCTCATGGCGGGCGACGACCCCGAGACGGCGGTCCGGTCCGCCATCGAGCGCATCGACGGGAGCTACGCCATCGCGGTGGTCATCGCGGACGTCGACCGCGTGTTCGCCGCGCGCAACGACTCCCCGCTCGTCCTCGGCATCGCGGAGGACGCCCACTTCCTCGCGAGCGACGTCCCCGCGTTCCGGGAGTTCACCGACCAGGTGGTCTACATCGACGACGGCGAGTTCGCGGTCATCGAGGCCGACGGCTGGCACGTCACCGACGCGACCGGGTCGCTCGTCGACAAGCCGGTCCATACCGTCGAGTGGGACCCCGAGGAGACGGGCAAGAGCGGCTACGACCACTTCATGCTGAAGGAGATACACGAGCAGCCCCGGGCGCTGCGCCAGTGTCTCCGCGAGCGGGTCAACGAGATGGACGGCAAGGTGTCGGTCGACGTCGACTTCGCCCCCGAGCGCGTCCAGTTCGTCGCCTGCGGCACCTCCTACCACGCCGCGCTGTTCGGCGCACAGCTCCTCCAGCAGTCGGGCATCCCCGCACAGGCGTTCCTCGCGAGCGAGTACGCCACCGCGACGCCGCCCATCGGCGACGACCTCGTCGTCGGCGTCACCCAGAGCGGGGAGACGGCCGACACGCTGAGCGCACTGCGCGAGGCGCGCCGGCGCGGGGCGCGCACCCTCGCGGTGACGAACGTCGTCGGTTCGACGGCCGCCCGCGAGTGCGACCAGGCGCTCTACGTCCGCGCCGGCCCTGAGATCGGCGTCGCCGCGACCAAGACGTTCGCCGCACAGGTCGTCGCGCTCACCCTGCTCGCGCTGTCGACGGGCGACGGCGACCGCGACGCCATCGGCGCGCTCCGGAAACTCCCCGGGAACGTCCAGGCCGTCCTCGACGAGTCGACGGCCCGCGAGGTGGCCGAGGAGTACGTCGACTCGGACGCCTTCTTCTTCATCGGCCGGGGGCTCAGCTACCCGGTCGCGCTGGAGGGGGCGCTGAAGTTCAAGGAGATAACCTACGAGCACGCCGAGGGCTTCGCGGCGGGCGAGTTGAAACACGGCCCGCTCGCGCTCGTCACGAGCGAGACGCCCGTCTTCGCCGTCGTCACGGGCGACGGCGAGCAGGCGCGAAAGACCATCGGGAACGTGAAGGAAGTCGAGGCGCGCGACGCGCCGGTCATCGCCGTCACCGACGGGCAGTCCGACGTCGAACGCTACGCCGACCACGTCCTGCGCATCCCGGCCGGCGAGCCGCGGACGGCCGCCATGCTCGCGAACATCCAGTTACAGCTGGTGGCCTACCACACCGCCGCGATGCTCGGGCGCTCCATCGACAAGCCGCGCAACCTCGCCAAGAGCGTCACCGTCGAGTGA
- a CDS encoding DUF7521 family protein, translated as MGMRLILFALSLGLTLISFQAYSQRGSTTLQYAFIGFAFISMGTALTSLSSQVEGWDQLFQLVETVPFIVGFSMLYVSLYR; from the coding sequence ATGGGGATGCGGCTGATACTGTTCGCGCTCTCGCTCGGTCTCACGCTCATCAGCTTCCAGGCGTACTCCCAGCGCGGCAGCACCACCCTCCAGTACGCCTTCATCGGCTTCGCCTTCATCAGCATGGGAACGGCGCTCACCAGCCTCAGCTCGCAGGTCGAGGGGTGGGACCAGCTGTTCCAGCTCGTGGAGACGGTCCCCTTCATCGTCGGGTTCAGTATGCTCTACGTCTCGCTCTACCGCTGA
- a CDS encoding undecaprenyl-diphosphate phosphatase, producing the protein MNESLLLALVVGVLQGFFEWLPISSTGQIALYLAVVEGLPGAAATRFSLFLHAGTALSALAYYRDEVAEVLRTLPEWRPSTAFERTPETSFLAVATLVSGVVGLAAYATIEEVVSALTGGAFVALIGVLLVATGVLQRVASGALGTRTTPTLVDALLVGVMQGLAILPGVSRSGSTAGALLLRGHDGPASFRLSFLLSIPAAAGAGLLVLLDEGVPELDPTMAVVALATSAVVGYLTIDALMRIVDRVAFWGVCVGLGVLAIVGGGLMLV; encoded by the coding sequence ATGAACGAGTCGCTGCTGCTCGCACTCGTCGTCGGCGTCCTCCAGGGGTTCTTCGAGTGGCTCCCTATCTCCAGTACGGGACAGATAGCGCTCTACCTGGCGGTCGTCGAGGGACTCCCGGGAGCGGCGGCGACCCGGTTCTCGCTGTTCTTGCACGCCGGGACGGCGCTGTCGGCGCTCGCGTACTACCGCGATGAGGTCGCGGAGGTGCTCCGGACGCTCCCCGAGTGGCGGCCCTCGACGGCGTTCGAGCGCACCCCCGAGACGTCGTTTCTCGCCGTCGCGACGCTCGTCTCCGGCGTGGTGGGTCTCGCCGCCTACGCGACCATCGAGGAGGTGGTCTCGGCGCTGACCGGGGGGGCGTTCGTCGCGCTCATCGGCGTTCTCCTGGTCGCCACCGGCGTCCTCCAGCGCGTCGCCTCGGGGGCGCTCGGCACCCGGACGACGCCGACGCTCGTCGACGCGCTGCTCGTCGGGGTGATGCAGGGACTCGCCATCCTCCCGGGCGTCTCCCGGTCGGGGAGTACGGCCGGTGCGCTCCTCCTCCGGGGCCACGACGGGCCGGCGTCGTTTCGCCTCTCGTTTCTCCTGTCGATTCCCGCGGCCGCCGGCGCTGGCCTCCTCGTCCTCCTCGACGAGGGCGTGCCGGAGCTCGACCCGACGATGGCCGTCGTCGCGCTGGCGACGAGCGCCGTCGTGGGCTACCTCACCATCGACGCCCTGATGCGCATCGTCGACCGCGTCGCGTTCTGGGGCGTCTGTGTCGGCCTCGGCGTCCTCGCCATCGTCGGCGGCGGGTTGATGCTCGTCTGA
- the mutL gene encoding DNA mismatch repair endonuclease MutL yields MATIERLDETTVARIAAGEVVTRPASVVRELVENALDAGATSVEVGVENAGLDLIRVTDDGHGMGRDDAVLAVERHTTSKLSGVEGVERVSTLGFRGEALPSIAEVADLVVTTRAEGEGASGTRVTVEGGETGVEAAGHAVGTTVEVRDLFARVPARRESLGTPKREFARVSDALSRYALAHPDVRFRLTHDGRTVLSAPGTGADVDALLAVYDRAVAGQSASLAANDEGDGGDGDVRVAGVACYPSVTRASKEHVYVAVNGRPVRDGDLRAAVVAGYGELLPGDRWPVAAVRVSLAPDAVDQNVHPAKREVRLRDPEGVADVVERAVREALSTADLARAADVAFDTETALAPAESRFEDLSVIGQFRGLYLLCEAEGDLLVVDQHAAHERVNYERLRAAVDGAVPSAPLDPPATLSLSTREVALLDAHREVLEAAGFRVEPFGGDSYRVTGVPAPLGRVADPRALKDTLDTLLTGERPDDPRDALLADLACHPSLKAGDALSRAEAAELLDRLGECTQPYACPHGRPTVLRIDEATLAKGFERSATRLG; encoded by the coding sequence ATGGCGACGATTGAGCGCCTCGACGAGACGACGGTGGCGCGCATCGCCGCCGGCGAGGTGGTGACCCGGCCGGCGAGCGTCGTCCGCGAACTCGTCGAGAACGCGCTCGACGCCGGCGCGACGAGCGTCGAAGTCGGTGTCGAGAACGCCGGGCTGGACCTGATTCGCGTCACCGACGACGGTCACGGGATGGGCCGCGACGACGCCGTCCTCGCCGTCGAGCGCCACACGACGAGCAAACTGTCCGGCGTCGAGGGCGTCGAGCGCGTGTCGACGCTCGGCTTCCGCGGCGAGGCGCTCCCGAGCATCGCGGAGGTGGCGGACCTGGTAGTCACGACGAGAGCCGAGGGGGAGGGCGCGAGCGGGACGCGCGTCACCGTCGAGGGCGGCGAGACGGGCGTCGAGGCGGCCGGTCACGCCGTCGGGACGACCGTCGAGGTGCGCGACCTGTTCGCGCGCGTGCCGGCGCGCCGCGAGTCGCTCGGGACGCCGAAGCGGGAGTTCGCGCGCGTGAGCGACGCGCTCTCGCGGTACGCGCTCGCCCACCCGGACGTGCGCTTCCGACTCACCCACGACGGCCGGACCGTGCTCTCGGCGCCGGGGACGGGCGCGGACGTCGACGCCCTCCTCGCCGTCTACGACCGGGCGGTCGCCGGACAGAGCGCGTCGCTGGCCGCGAACGACGAGGGCGACGGTGGGGACGGGGACGTCCGGGTCGCCGGCGTCGCCTGCTACCCCTCGGTGACGCGCGCCTCGAAGGAGCACGTCTACGTGGCCGTCAACGGCCGGCCCGTCCGGGACGGCGACCTCCGGGCGGCCGTAGTCGCGGGCTACGGGGAGCTCCTCCCCGGCGACCGCTGGCCGGTCGCGGCGGTGCGTGTCTCGCTCGCGCCCGACGCGGTCGACCAGAACGTCCACCCAGCGAAACGGGAGGTCAGGCTCCGGGACCCGGAGGGAGTCGCCGACGTGGTGGAGCGGGCGGTCCGGGAGGCGCTCTCGACGGCGGACCTCGCGCGCGCCGCAGACGTGGCCTTCGACACGGAGACGGCGCTCGCGCCGGCGGAGTCGCGCTTCGAGGACCTGAGCGTCATCGGTCAGTTCCGCGGGCTCTACCTGCTCTGCGAGGCGGAGGGCGACCTCCTCGTGGTCGACCAGCACGCGGCCCACGAGCGGGTGAACTACGAGCGCCTGCGCGCCGCCGTCGACGGGGCGGTGCCGAGCGCGCCGCTCGACCCGCCCGCGACCCTCTCGCTGTCGACGCGGGAGGTGGCCCTCCTCGACGCCCACCGCGAGGTGCTGGAGGCGGCCGGCTTCCGCGTCGAACCCTTCGGCGGCGACAGCTACCGGGTGACGGGCGTGCCCGCACCGCTCGGGCGGGTGGCCGACCCCCGCGCGCTGAAGGACACCCTCGACACGCTCCTGACGGGTGAGCGGCCGGACGACCCGCGCGACGCGCTGCTGGCCGACCTGGCGTGTCACCCCTCGCTGAAGGCGGGCGACGCGCTCTCGCGGGCGGAGGCGGCCGAGTTGCTCGACCGCCTCGGCGAGTGCACCCAGCCCTACGCCTGCCCGCACGGCCGCCCGACGGTGCTGCGCATCGACGAGGCGACACTGGCGAAGGGGTTCGAGCGCAGCGCGACCCGGCTGGGGTAG
- a CDS encoding DUF1328 domain-containing protein: MIAPALAAAAVPLQFSGDFLYLALVFFVLAIVAGLAGFGGVAGMSMSIARLLILVFLVLAVISLLL, from the coding sequence GTGATCGCGCCGGCGCTCGCGGCGGCGGCGGTGCCGCTCCAGTTCTCGGGGGACTTCCTCTACCTCGCGCTGGTCTTCTTCGTGCTGGCCATCGTCGCGGGGCTGGCGGGGTTCGGCGGGGTGGCGGGGATGTCGATGAGCATCGCGCGACTGCTCATCCTCGTCTTCCTCGTGCTGGCGGTCATCTCGCTCCTCTTGTGA
- a CDS encoding PadR family transcriptional regulator translates to MVGTTARDDDSDGPRTGITVEALYNELHESVETADDAADDPDARVERVVRGALDDRFSDDEFGFDEELVKANLDELLLVLVGVRESKTHGKALIGDLTDHFGAQLSPGTVYPRLHGLADAGFLDAQEMVRTKEYRLADTVDGAHRVERAMRQHLALAAVFYAALEEF, encoded by the coding sequence ATGGTAGGGACGACGGCGCGTGACGACGACTCGGACGGTCCGCGAACGGGCATCACGGTGGAGGCGCTGTACAACGAACTCCACGAGAGCGTGGAGACGGCCGACGACGCGGCCGACGACCCCGACGCGCGTGTCGAGCGCGTCGTCCGCGGTGCCCTCGACGACCGCTTCTCCGACGACGAGTTCGGCTTCGACGAGGAACTCGTGAAGGCGAACCTCGACGAGCTGCTGCTCGTCCTCGTCGGCGTGCGCGAGTCGAAGACCCACGGGAAGGCGCTGATTGGCGACCTCACCGACCACTTCGGGGCGCAGTTGAGTCCGGGGACGGTGTACCCTCGCCTGCACGGCCTGGCCGACGCGGGGTTCCTCGACGCCCAGGAGATGGTCAGGACGAAGGAGTACCGCCTGGCCGACACCGTCGACGGTGCACATCGCGTCGAACGGGCGATGCGCCAGCACCTCGCGCTCGCGGCGGTGTTCTACGCGGCCCTCGAGGAGTTCTGA
- a CDS encoding ArsR/SmtB family transcription factor gives MTDEQHVEEILDTIGDPKARLILAEISRGPRSAKELSERCELSQPTVYRRLDMLKEHDLVVGRTTIVEDGNHFKRYECNFNSTLISLEDSEYDVRVYRNENLPDRFTQLWDDLQRA, from the coding sequence GTGACCGACGAACAGCACGTTGAGGAGATTCTCGACACGATCGGCGACCCGAAGGCCCGCCTCATCCTCGCTGAGATAAGTCGAGGACCGCGGTCGGCGAAGGAACTGAGCGAGCGATGCGAGCTGTCACAACCGACGGTGTATCGACGACTCGACATGTTGAAGGAACACGACCTCGTCGTCGGTCGGACGACCATCGTCGAGGACGGCAACCACTTCAAGCGCTACGAGTGTAACTTCAACAGCACGCTCATCTCCCTCGAAGACAGCGAGTACGACGTCCGCGTCTACCGGAACGAGAACCTCCCCGACCGGTTCACGCAGCTGTGGGACGACCTCCAGCGCGCATGA
- a CDS encoding sugar phosphate nucleotidyltransferase, whose product MDIDTGVVLAAGEGSRLHPLTHNRPKPMLPAANRPILEYVLDALIDAGIERIVLVVGYKRDRVQDHFGPSYRDVPVEYVIQSKQLGSGHALQQAASVVEDSFVVVNGDRVVDTGLVESVVEAADPADAATLAVLEHRHARRYGAVTMDAETDRITALVEKPSDDDYRLINAGVYLFDRSVFDALAATEYENGALPLTSGVERLIEEDAVRAVRTDGLWVDATYPWDLLTVATEVLRHGIVEGHQRTPGVWVADSARVNDDASLQAPVVVGPDCEVAAGAVIGPNVALGRNTTVSANTTLARAVLDTDCRVAPGSTLLDCVAGQDVHLGADTTVPGGPAEVRVGDSVFHERLGAVFADRVRAEGGVTCVPGALVGTNARLGTGVVVDGRVRANARVVR is encoded by the coding sequence ATGGACATCGACACCGGCGTCGTACTTGCGGCCGGGGAGGGGAGTCGGTTACATCCGCTCACCCACAACCGGCCCAAGCCGATGCTCCCCGCGGCGAACCGCCCCATCCTCGAGTACGTCCTCGACGCGCTCATCGACGCGGGCATCGAGCGTATCGTCCTCGTCGTCGGCTACAAGCGCGACCGGGTCCAGGACCACTTCGGCCCGAGTTACCGCGACGTCCCCGTCGAGTACGTCATCCAGAGCAAGCAACTCGGGAGCGGTCACGCCCTCCAGCAGGCCGCGAGCGTCGTCGAGGACTCCTTCGTGGTCGTCAACGGCGACCGCGTCGTGGATACGGGCCTCGTCGAGTCGGTGGTCGAGGCCGCCGACCCGGCGGACGCGGCGACCCTCGCCGTCCTCGAACACCGGCACGCGCGGCGCTACGGCGCGGTGACGATGGACGCCGAGACGGACCGCATCACCGCGCTGGTCGAGAAGCCGAGCGACGACGACTACCGCCTCATCAACGCCGGCGTCTACCTCTTCGACCGCTCGGTGTTCGACGCGCTCGCGGCCACGGAGTACGAGAACGGGGCGCTCCCGCTGACCAGCGGCGTCGAGCGACTCATCGAGGAGGACGCGGTGCGGGCGGTCCGCACCGACGGCCTCTGGGTCGACGCGACCTACCCGTGGGACCTGCTGACCGTCGCGACGGAGGTCCTGCGCCACGGCATCGTCGAGGGACACCAGCGCACCCCGGGTGTCTGGGTGGCGGACAGCGCCCGCGTCAACGACGACGCGAGCCTCCAGGCGCCGGTCGTCGTCGGCCCCGACTGCGAGGTGGCCGCCGGCGCCGTCATCGGACCGAACGTCGCGCTGGGGCGCAACACGACCGTCAGCGCGAACACGACGCTCGCGCGGGCCGTCCTCGACACCGACTGTCGCGTCGCGCCGGGGTCGACCCTGCTCGACTGCGTGGCCGGCCAGGACGTCCACCTCGGGGCTGACACGACGGTTCCCGGCGGTCCCGCCGAGGTTCGCGTCGGCGATTCGGTGTTCCACGAGCGTCTCGGTGCCGTCTTCGCCGACCGCGTGCGCGCCGAGGGCGGCGTCACCTGCGTCCCCGGCGCGCTCGTCGGGACGAACGCCCGACTGGGGACCGGCGTCGTCGTCGACGGTCGCGTCCGCGCGAACGCGCGGGTGGTCCGCTGA